The following are encoded together in the Lagopus muta isolate bLagMut1 chromosome 7, bLagMut1 primary, whole genome shotgun sequence genome:
- the BLVRA gene encoding biliverdin reductase A, producing MFGTVVVGVGIAGLARIRDLMNPMPSSPSEHLKLLGFVSRRSFGNINEAKQISLEDALRSKEIHAAFISTENKSHEETIRMFLEAGKHVLVEYPMALSAKAAHELWEMAEQKGKVLHVEHIELLTEEYKQLKKEVAGKDLVKGTLHFTGSVLDETKAGFPAFSGIARLTWLIDLFGDLTVTSATREEQKDKNYSRMTVHFQTANKKPLTWIEERGPGMRREKKINFCFTSGCLENFPQAPRSAVGLFMQDQNLFAKKLLGQVSKEELAAEKWRILRCLDLAGMIQQQCEQPEKICS from the exons ATGTTTGGGACTGTGGTGGTCGGCGTTGGAATTGCTGGCTTAGCACGGATTCGAGATTTGATGAATCCAATGCCTTCTAGCCCTTCAGAGCATCTGAAGCTCCTTGGATTTGTATCCAG GAGAAGTTTTGGCAATATTAATGAAGCCAAGCAGATTAGCCTGGAAGATGCTCTAAGAAGCAAAGAGATTCATGCAGCCTTTAtcagcacagagaacaaaagcCACGAAGAAACCATCAG aatgtttttagaAGCTGGGAAGCATGTCCTTGTTGAGTACCCCATGGCTTTGTCTGCTAAGGCAGCCCATGAGCTCTGGGAGATGGCTGAGCAAAAAG GTAAAGTCCTCCACGTGGAGCATATTGAACTTCTGACTGAAGAATATAAGCAGCTGAAAAAGGAGGTGGCTGGGAAAGACCTAGTGAAGGGAACGTTACATTTCACAG GCAGTGTCCTCGATGAAACAAAAGCAGGGTTCCCAGCTTTCAGTGGAATTGCCCGACTGACTTGGCTGATTGACCTCTTTGGAGACCTCACTGTTACCTCTGccaccagagaagagcagaaggaTAAGAATTATTCTAGAATGACTGTCCATTTTCAGACTGCAAACAAGAA GCCTCTGACTTGGATTGAAGAAAGAGGACCAGGAATGAGAcgtgaaaagaaaatcaatttctgtTTCACCAGTGGTTGCCTGGAGAACTTCCCTCAAGCCCCAAGGTCTGCTGTGGGCCTTTTCATGCAGGATCAGAACCTCTTTGCTAAAAAACTGCTGGGACAGGTATCCAAGGAAGAGCTGGCTGCTGAGAAATGGCGAATTTTGCGATGCCTTGACCTTGCTGGGATGATTCAACAGCAGTGTGAACAGCCTGAGAAAATCTGTTCTTGA